In Acipenser ruthenus chromosome 1, fAciRut3.2 maternal haplotype, whole genome shotgun sequence, the genomic stretch TGTGACGCTGACATGACTGGCAGGGGAGCTAGCGTAGGTGCTATTACTAAGGCTAAACTGGAGCATTTTAACTTTTAATAAATCGTGTACATTGTGAGCATTTGGGATTTGTAAAAACCATGACAGCCAACGAAGATCAAGAGGTAAGTTACTGAACTTAAATTTCGATGAGATCAGATTCTTGGATAACACGCGTGAGGTGTATGTCGAGttttgacatttgtttttgtGCTTAGTAGCCCGATAGATTTCAGGGTGGATAGTGGAACACACATGtttttggaaaataaattaaaacagaataCCAAAGACTTTACCGAAATATTGCATTGGTGTGTAAAGCTTGACGCAAAACGTACCACGACGAGTCTTTCTGTGTCGTTTTATTTATGTCAGTCTAGTACACAAgttactgtattattttaaaattccACAACATCCCAAACCCAGCCCGTAAAGACTAAATGTAAGTTAAAACAAATACTAATCAAAAACATAGCAAGCAATTAAGCAAAGACCTTGATTTGCCAGTACTCATCCCTCAAATTAGCTAGACGCTTcatataaataagaaaaaaaaaacgaaacataGTAGCACTCAACTATCTATTCCAAATAAAacgtttttaaatttgtatttgaaagcatAATAGTATACTATAgcataataattaataacaaatagAATACATCATTTACAACAGACTTCACTATTTAGAATTCATATAATTTGTACCTTTGGGGTTTTGAATTACAGTATTATGATATAGCCTCCATCTTGGTCACAAAGCTTTTTGACAGCTTTTGACAGGCTGTTACTGTACACATGGTAAAAAGTGAATGTACTGTATTGCTTCAGTGTGTTGTTATTTGTTAGTGGGTTCTGGTCTGAACTCGGTTATGAAGAAACACATGTTAAGAAAGCATATACTGACAGTGTTGTAACCAgtgctgacattctaccgaggtcaaacttaggtttcaagctgtAGCTGGCAATATTTATATGagtgcttggtatttactattcaacctcctaATCTATGTTGCACGGCAAACCAGCAAATAAAATTAAGGAgttttttgtactttaaaataatttttacatgagcatcagcattgatgatgcaaaaaaacaaccgaggacacaacCTCTGTGTCCTGATAGCTAGTTATGGCCAcgtatacagtatttacattataaaacaaGTTATCTGTAACAGTTCTCAGTTTCCACGCCTTATTCTCAGGACatttgttacacttgcacttcctgggttatttcacctcagcagtgtcttctgggcaGTATTGCCAGCTTTTCAGATCTGAAACTTGCTATTTCAAAGCAAAAGTCAGCAAACAATCAAAGTACATCGACACACCAACAACTACACATCTACACATGGTATGCAGTGGTGTATTCCTAAATCTAGAAGTACTGAAGTACTGGAACTCTGGTGGAGGGGCAGTGAAAGAGAGTGAGTATGCTGGTGTCACGCAAAATTTGGTCCCCCTCTGATCAGCGTATGAAAAATGACCCCCTGCCCGGATTAAATTTTATATACATTCAAACCAACTTTGACTTTCCTTGCGTATTCAAATTGGGCAgggcattattggatttcattttcatttttcataatACAGGGTAATCAAAACATTTTGGCAGTTTTATAACTCTGAAATTCTCCGATGACTGTCTTGGAAATcgctagatttgtagctagtCGCTTTTGACCAAAATTGTCAccaagtcagcccttaaagtcGCTAGTCACTGTGTCGAAGCATGTTACtggcagctggttggttattgacaggaaggaAGCTGTTGAAGAGGAGGGGACGATTTCACCTTCCTGACAAGTGCAACTCTATCCTGATGCAGGGTTTtaacacagatttatttaactTTGTGTAGTACCCGATTTTGTTTTACATGCTTAATATAATGTtcattctttcaaaactgcacatttgagcccTATCACTTTAAATGTGTGCTTAAGAAACACGGTCCATCCTAATTTATTGGGAATTCTATTTTTCCTGGTAGATGGAGTTGGAAGCTCTTCAGTCCATCTATGAAGGAGACGACTGCTTTAAAGAGCTCAGCCCGGTCTCTTTTCAATACAGGGTGAGTTACAGTGGGCTGGATTGTCTCTGTTATAATAATACATGAGATGTTTGTGCAGTTGTACAGTGATATTCCACATCTTGTGCTCGATATGAGGCAAATCTCATGCCTTCAGCCACCTACAAAGTGTGGTTAGCCTCGGTACAGCCAGTTGCTATGTTGTTGCCttatatttggtacacagctgagATGTATGATTATTTCAGTCACGTTCTATTACTGGAACTGTggtgaaatgcatttttattaactAACTGTTTCTTATTTTATTCAGTTGGATTACAGTCTCATTAAGATAGcaagtcaaaaatatgttttccaTAATATAATTTCACATGTTGTAAATTTGCCAGCTTTAAGTCTCAGAATGATTTGAAACTTTGCAGATAGGAGACCTAGAAGATGCAAAAGCATTCCTACTGGATATTTCCTGGCCTGAAACATATCCAGAAACAGCCCCCAAAATCTCCCTGGATGCCTTTTTTAATAACAGAATGTGAGTACACAAACTTGTAAACATCACTGGGGTTAGATGCTGTcactgagggaacagcagaaacAAACAAGTTGTTAAAATTCCAAGGCATAGTCTACATCTAAGTTAACAGGAACATCTTGTCTTCATACATAAGTTGTGCAAGTTGAAtgtaaaacacacaaaataaagataactttgtaaaaacaataaatacaaatttaaagcTCACTATCTTAGAGGGGACGTTGCAAAGGGGAAAGACGTTTGATGACACTGTTTTGTAGTTTGCCTCCTGTCTAGCAGATGTTTTTGTCAGGAGGAAGCTATGAACACAAGGAAACATGATTCTTTATCAGCCAGTCATCCTGCATCAGAAATAGCAGTAGGATCCCATTTAATTGTTCATGacggtttttgtgtgttttttttatatatatatttatcagttGCCCAGAGGTAAAGAAGACCATTATTACCAAATTAGAAGAGCAAGTTGAAGCAAATCTAGGGACTGCCATGATGTATACATTGTTTGAATGGGCAAAAGAAAACCAGCAACAGCTTATGGAAACCCATCAGCCTGTAAACAATGCACTGGTAAGTCTGCTTTCCCCTTGTCAGTGAAAGGAAGCTTCTTGGAGAAATTCGGCGTTCTGTGAATACAGACATTTCCATAAATCATGAGAAACAACCATCTGCTAATTTGAGCTCTttaaataatgcaaaatgtgtgTCTAAAGGCAACCCTTTGAGCATTTTAGACATTTTCCTTTAAACATTCCAGTGGCTTCATCTATGAAAAAAATAAGATTTGTATAGAAGTAACTAATAATTATTTCGTACAATTTTGAGAAGGCATGGCGTGTTAACACTTTAAAACAGCActcaaaagcattttaaaagtaaCACACTTATCCTGTTTTGCAGACGTTGACATCCAGCAGTGAGAATGTCATTAATCCTAATTTCAGCTCttcaaagaaaaaggaaaaaaaagagcaGTTAACCAAATCACAAAAGAGGAAGTTAACAGGAAAAACAGGTTTGTAAaattcaaaattataaaacaaattttACACTGCATTCTATTGATCATTTTAagactattgcactactaatattttttttcccagcGTATATTAAAGAGCCGGTATTATGTGCATGTAAGTTCTAACAATACCTGTAAAGACCTATTGGACATTACTGTTTCCTACTAACTGGCTTACTGGAAATAACTTTCATTACTTTTTTGGCATGAACTACTTCGGGTAACTCCAATCTATACTGaagctattattttattatttatttttattatttatttttttagcagacgcccttatccagggcgacttacaattgttacaagatatcacattttacattatttcacattatacagattcacattattttacatacattatacagatatcacattatttttacatacaatttatacagctgggtttttactggagcaatctaggtaaagtaccttgctcaagggtacaacagcagtgtcccccactggggattgaacccacaaccctccggtcaggagtccagcgccctaaccactactccacactgcttggtGTTCCATTTTGTCTGCAGTCCCGGAATTAGCAGTCGTTCATTTTTTCCGACACTGTTCACCCCGATTAAAAGTTTTGCACACATTAGCTGCTCAAGTTGATAGGATCCAGCCTGCCTACCGCACATGCTGCAGTGTCGTCTGGGATAAATGAACTCAATGGCCAGTCGGTTTCAGACTATTGTATTTTTAGACACTAGTTAAACATCATTTTTGACTTTTTTGTAACAGGAATTCTacacagtaaattaaataccaagacaCTAAGGTCAGAACCAGTTTTCCATTGTCATCTCATACCTGTTCGAGGTGACTAAGCAGAAGCCTAGTCATCCCAAACCTGTCACAAACCTGTTACCACGGTAACGTAacataatcataaaaaaaaaacttacaaacacatatttgcattattaaaatatcaacaaaCTTCCCTAAAAGCATCTTTCTGTATATTGTGGTagcaagaaataaaacagaacagcgtttcgtgtttctttttttttatttaatgtgtattattattattaggccaaCACTATTATAAAAACTGTCGCTGTGACAAGTGTATGTGTAGACTTGGCATTGTCTTTTATAGTTTATTTGGCCTGTATTTATTCTCAGCTATGTTTATTATCTtaataaatcatttgaaaatctttataacaaacatgattcTAAGAACTTTATATCGTTACTGGTCATTTGAGAATAAAATTAAATCAAACCCAAGTGTCGTTCTCGTCCACTGTAAGGTGGCAATATTTCAATGACAGGTTACTTCAATTGTGGTGAACAGGTAAATGttgattcctgcagtcttttaTAAACAAGTCTGCGATATCAATTTTAAAAGTCTAAAACTTAAAGTTAAATGCTCTGTTTTGCACAGTGATGTTGATGTATATGTGgaaaaatgttgtttgttttttggtttcatAGTCTAATtactaaaaaatatattcaacTTAAGTTACCAACCTTTGAAAACTACAGTCCCCTTGTCTGTAATTGTTATACAACAGTGATGTgatgattttgaaataatttaaataatccctcaaattttatttattattgttatcattaatgcaaagcagtgtgaaatcgtgtacccAACCctcatgacaccaggtcctgcccgggtaggttctgacctgggtagatcatgccagtgtgaaaggggctttagactcCAATAAAGATAGCAAGTAAATTCGTCCTGTTAAGTGTAACGCAATGCCAACAGCCTGCCATCCTACAGTAACGTATTGCCCCAGTCTTAGTGAGTAACATTCACAAGCTTGAGCAACTTGACATACAGCTGATGTCCTCATTTGGATTTAAATTATAATATTATCTgcactatttttattttgatatttgatTTTTGTGTACTTTAATCAACAGATAACAAGGGTGAGCTGCCCCGTGGCTGGAACTGGGTAGATGTAATCAAGGTACGTTGCTTTCGCATACAATAGACATATTACATTTATCCTCGCTTGAAAGAATAATTTGTATATGaaatgattttttctttttctttctttcaatcaACCCTGACTGAACATGTGTCATCATACAGCAtgtaagttgtttttaaaattattatttttatttgtgctgCTAATTTTGTATcaactttatttgtattattattcagcAGGATATTAAATTCTAGTGTCATACAATAGAAAGACAAAAGACCAGTGTGCACCTGTCATGTGAAACTGCGATTCATTATTTTCCACTGATATCCAGTAAGTGCAGAGATGGCAGACAGACTGGAAATAGTTTCCTATAGCTGTGCCATTTTCGTGCATTAATCTCCCACTTTGCATGTTGGGTAGCTTTGCGTCAGACCTGTTGTGCAGTTCACTGGGTAGAGTATGAAGAACAGCGTTATCAGAAACATAGGCTTTGTTCACTTACGAAATGATAAAGCGTGACTTTCAATCTATACCATGTGTTAAGAAAGGAAAACGCAATGTTAATGTTAAGGCTATTGGTtctcaggttgtttttttttctaccttTTAATTTGGGAGTATTCAGGTATTTCAAATGCATTgttgtaaatgaaaaatgtttgCTGCTTCCTGGTAAGTATAATTTGATGTGTTGCTGTTCAAACCCACTCCAGCAATCACACAGTGTGACCTAGTGCAGGTTCCAGAATGCTGCAGTTTAGTGTTGTATTCAAAATATCTGCATATGCTGAATTAACATCGCAATATAAGGGGTTAGTCTTAAGAAAGTTGGTTAACAGTCTTTTAATGTTATACAACTAGAAACAGTTTTCAGCCATTAAATTACtttcataaatactgtatattctaaTGTGTCAATTGGTGTTAAAATGGCTGTTTTGTATTCAGTTTCCTGAatatccaacttttttttttaattcatctaAAGTTTTTtggtgaaagaaaaaataaatgttaatgttaCAGATGTAGTAACAAAATTTACCTTACAAATGGtttgttacttgttttgtaaGATTTACAGTTATACGTTATGCAtttgcaaattgcatttttggCATAAAGTCATATTATATGACATAGTAATTGTAATAAAGTTAACATTGAATTTTAAAGCAGCAAACATCTtataatgttgttttcttttcctttgcaAAGCTAAGCAAAACAGGAGGTAAAGATGATGATTAACACCGGACTGTGAAGTGGatttcttattgttttaaaataaagtgcaATGACCAGACAGGACCTCAGATCTGTTCTATACAGTGCTGCTTGACTTTAGCCTGAATCTTCCCAGTCTTGAGTATTTATAAGAAGAGAAAAATTATAACAAAGCAAGTTTTCTAATGAAATGCTCCACTTTTACAAATTAATTTTGCTTATTGccaaattgaaatatattttacataaaagCCCCCTTTTTGTAGGTTTGTTTCTATTCGGATTTCCATATCCTGTCATGTATGTCCATGTTACCAAAACATAACCTTGATAAACTATGTTACTGTCAACGCAAACATGTAACCAACTACAAATTATCAGTTATTTATCTAAATTCTGCCAATTGTTATTCAGTAAACTTCAGCAGAACTTGTTACCTGTGTTGTTAACTTTGTAACTAAAAGAAATTGTGTACAGATCATGATGTTGGTTCAGCAAACCTTCCAATAGGTCAGAATTAGTGGGCAGCATCATACCCATTGCTTCTAACTATAGATATGTGCGTGGTATACcacctttttttatttcacttaacAGAATAACATTATTGAAGAAATGGGGACACAAGTACAACTGCATATTCCTTGCATCTTTCAGTTCCTGTTGTAGCACATACACTATGGATCTATcgtgaattaaaaaataatctgctACAATAACCTGAATTAAGAAAATGAGCTTGCATTTCTGTACAATTTCTTTAAGAGTGAAATTTTATAGTAATCAGAATATGTTACATCAATACAGATGCTTTTTAGTATAACTTTAAAAGCAAGAGAGTGTGCCAATACAGTTAAATCAAAACCTGGATTAgactattattgttttttttatactggcATATTATGTTGATTTTCAAAACACACTTCCccttatttattttgtagaacaTCTTTTTATGTTACTTAACTGaaatgctaaataataataaaaaaaacatggtgttCCTTCTAAttaagatgtgtttttttgtttctcaaaCAATTAACTTTAacttcacagtttttttttaaataaatgttatttatctCTTTTGAAGACTTGTGCGTTTTTCTAACAGAACATATAAAGA encodes the following:
- the LOC117421261 gene encoding RWD domain-containing protein 4-like gives rise to the protein MTANEDQEMELEALQSIYEGDDCFKELSPVSFQYRIGDLEDAKAFLLDISWPETYPETAPKISLDAFFNNRICPEVKKTIITKLEEQVEANLGTAMMYTLFEWAKENQQQLMETHQPVNNALTLTSSSENVINPNFSSSKKKEKKEQLTKSQKRKLTGKTDNKGELPRGWNWVDVIKHVSCF